The Drechmeria coniospora strain ARSEF 6962 chromosome 02, whole genome shotgun sequence genome has a segment encoding these proteins:
- a CDS encoding response regulator receiver domain-containing protein — protein sequence MASEIASRIKARLAWRRRSTAESMATSKIGTESLSMLQTEQGPEVSSLASQTTSNSKADGGGSSACLVTLVAVDGVDEYRCDAGQGAEARPVASGPSGPLLVYGGAAGADAEATAEAVRPANGHPHSERRAAASLARNASLDLVELPAATATSTLASIPPPPLPPPPLPPPPPLPHPPLSPPPLLRPPLLRPPLLRPPLLRPPLLRPPLLRPPLLRPPLLPPSPPPPPPPQTPPCLLPPPRPPSPASCSIPSTAALERPHGRPTCSRVTAQLRSLDELPNSSTSRSSSIEPAAQPHHGHDDDELLRTAPPSAAAPTTAAAVASGVAKADRISTLPHPHQGPHLPLYGRYLDRNEAAGASAGGSPQTSRGLSVDINMVTRKVWVRRPHASATTITIHEEDLVDDVRDMILRKYANSLGRIFDSPDLTIRLHPRDQERERTLGPEELMARTLDRYYPGGQTVDEALVIDIPRRTPKASPRPSLHPGATTYYVTDEGRPSEAGEGYFPPVMAVPSPHTQQAPSAQTNGTVGHSIAVLGTGHIPLIPSPGGTRPRPHRDRSDRPRLVRQQHPASPTMTAEKPVASAAPGHGMNMHFTPRLPHARTHSSASEHQTLPTVKTPLPTSPGPAPEPIPARVATPPPRPSSPRSSSTRMKKTKKAADYSTQATANTVLNGTVPPINVLIVEDNPINLKLLEAFVKRLKVRWQTAMNGRDAVKKWRSGGFHLVLMDIQLPVMNGLDATREIRRLERVNSIGVFSQSPGSVQEEPRGPTELKEQDRLDNIPLFKSPVIIVALTASSLQSDRHEALAAGCNDFLTKPVNFVWLERKVMEWGCMQALIDFDGWRQWKDFSQEEAKERAKVLERAKAKAKKNRASLSASK from the exons ATGGCTTCCGAAATCGCATCCCGCATCAAGGCGCGACTcgcatggcggcgacgctcgacaGCCGAGTCGATGGCCACCTCCAAAATTGGCACCGAAAGCCTGTCAATGCTCCAGACTGAGCAAGGTCCTGAGGTCTCGTCGCTGGCCAGTCAAACGACGAGCAATTCCAAGGCTGATGGAGGGGGAAGCAGCGCATGTCTGGTGACTCTGGTCGCTGTCGATGGCGTTGATGAATACCGTTGTGATGCAGGCCAAGGTGCGGAAGCGAGACCCGTCGCCTCAGGGCCCTCAGGGCCGCTGCTGGTTTACggtggtgctgctggagCCGACGCTGAAGCTACGGCAGAAGCTGTCAGGCCTGCCAACGGCCACCCCCATTCCGAGAGGCGCGCTGCAGCCTCCCTAGCCCGAAACGCCAGCCTAGACCTGGTTGAGCTTCCAGCCGCAACGGCAACCTCAACTTTGGCTTCaattcctcctcctcctcttcctcctccgcctcttcctcctcctccgcctcttcCTCATCCGCCTCTTTCTCCTCCGCCTCTTCTTCGTCCGCCTCTTCTTCGTCCGCCTCTTCTTCGTCCGCCTCTTCTTCGTCCGCCTCTTCTACGTCCGCCTCTTCTTCGTCCACCTCTTCTTCGTCCGCCTCTTCTTCcaccttctcctcctcctcctcctccaccacaAACTCCTCCCTGCCTTCTTCCTCCACCTCGCCCACCATCGCCAGCGTCGTGCTCCATtccctccaccgccgccctcgagcgaCCCCACGGGCGGCCGACCTGCTCCCGCGTCACGGCCCAGCTGCGCAGCCTTGACGAGCTCCCGAATTCTTCGACGTCGAGATCGAGCTCCATCGAGCCAGCCGCTCAGCCACAccatggccacgacgacgacgagctgctgaGAACCGCACCCCCCTCCGCCGCTGCACCGACAACGGCAGCTGCCGTCGCGTCTGGCGTGGCAAAGGCCGACCGAATCTCAACCCTCCCGCACCCTCACCAGGGCCCCCATCTCCCGCTCTACGGCCGCTACCTCGATCGAAACGAGGCAGCAGGTGCGAGTGCGGGTGGCTCACCGCAGACGAGCCGCGGCCTCTCTGTCGACATCAACATGGTGACGCGAAAGGTTTGGGTCAGGCGACCCCATgcctcggccacgaccaTCACGATTCACGAGGAGGAcctggtcgacgacgtccgtGACATGATCCTCCGCAAATACGCAAACTCGCTCGGCCGCATATTCGACTCGCCCGATCTCACCATCCGTCTCCACCCTCGGGATCAGGAAAGGGAGAGGACGCTGGGACCGGAGGAGCTGATGGCCCGCACGCTCGATCGATACTACCCCGGCGGCCaaaccgtcgacgaggcgctcgtcatcgacatTCCACGCCGCACCCCCAAggcttcgcctcggccttcCCTCCACCCGGGGGCGACGACCTACTACGTGACGGACGAAGGGCGTCCGTCCGAGGCCGGCGAAGGATACTTCCCACCCGTCAtggccgtgccgtcgcccCATACCCAGCAAGCACCCAGCGCGCAAaccaacggcaccgtcggccactccatcgccgtcctcggcaccggccacATACCTCTCATCCCCTCGCCCGGCGGCACGAGGCCTCGGCCGCACAGGGACCGATCCGATCGGCCGAGGTTGGTTCGGCAGCAGCacccggcgtcgccgacgatgacggcggagAAGCCGGTGGCATCCGCCGCCCCCGGCCACGGTATGAACATGCACTTCACGCCGCGGCTGCCCCATGCTCGGACTCACTCGAGCGCTTCAGAACACCAGACGTTGCCGACGGTCAagacgccgctgccgacctcGCCCGGGCCGGCGCCGGAACCGATACCGGCCAGGGTCGCGACGCCACCGCCCCGGCCTTCCTCTCCGCGCTCATCCAGCACGAGGATGAAGAAGACGAAAAAGGCCGCGGACTACTCGACGCAGGCGACGGCCAACACGGTGCTCAACGGCACGGTGCCGCCCATCAACGTGCTCATCGTCGAAGATAACCCCATCAACCTTAAGCTGCTCGAGGCCTTTGTGAAGCGACTCAAGGTGCGCTGGCAGACGGCCATGAACGGtcgcgacgccgtcaagaagtggaggagcggcggcttccacctcgtcctcatGGACATTCAGCTCCCCGTCATgaacggcctcgacgccacGCGCGAGATCCGCCGACTCGAGAGGGTCAACTCCATCGGCGTCTTCTCCCAGTCGCCGGGGAGCGTGCAGGAGGAGCCGCGAGGTCCGACGGAGCTCAAGGAGCAGGACCGGCTCGACAACATTCCGCTCTTCAAGAGccccgtcatcatcgtcgccttgACGGCCAGCTCGCTGCAGAGCGACCGACACGAGGCCCTGGCCGCCGGGTGCAACGACTTCCTGACCAAG CCCGTCAACTTTGTCTGGCTCGAGCGCAAGGTGATGGAATGGGGCTGCATGCAGGCGCTCATCGACTTTGACGGCTGGCGCCAGTGGAAGGATTTTTCCCAGGAAGAGGCCAAGGAGCGTGCCAAGGTGCTCGAGAGGGCGAAAGCAAAGGCCAAGAAGAATCGCGCTTCTCTGTCGGCTTCAAAATGA
- a CDS encoding lipase, with translation MADAGDVAAPPTTTSTSRTLLPAPLARVVSVATRSTSFAIRLGSLASIYGLDAARVTTLSSLELARALVEGVLSRAARDALPRAGPRSDLAAADAETILERSLENLHYAVTQVVFWTAASFRLTGSTISAASDVSRLMLSSLDQLFGSTDSSRAMASIITLIRREFNNPATGVCGEKVGVLDLVLGLSALAYLQRACRRSPAEERRRLAYEEVIWDVVVLNDGERVDVEGRPSDDADHVSEPLDDSPSAATDDEAVLARLKSQIVASLPAGTTVSISNAVSSVQTITVDVEGQSLPTLPTPPGAQIVETRGLGLTSSGGHRPATPRGQGRDSVFRVVYRIERDKLRTTAIRSDEEPSGRAVVAIIDDPPAALAGHGKAPMSGPGPRDQSLAFTNTSPALPAGMTAFEAASPGWESSSSSSSSTVGALVGGDVAPERRQTLDAQPPGKAPLSETTANQKKQRLPLGVPLTRDAADKSRPGLHTSKRLLSKRRSESVISKPGDKRGGLKQVLKGGGQSLSSMWNREPSPTDRSRPSFGKPRPQWKAPSSSGNSPVDAKAKPWPRNQRQGQSPSQSQSQSQSQSHSQPHSQSQTPSQSQSQSGSQSQSQSQSQSRRGSLAARRALQTPEPLPRCSSQASLVSIHERCRDSVKSQAGSYTVRANGELRPASPTIVRTDYSTQESTLRPPRADLFSVPSVPPSPHKGTSHRRSTSYAPSLYSLATNDSQSSLILSSYYQKSAYNASDALATLRREGFVDGTFPAGHLLPSIARYMRFSSACYGSHFLKFMGISTEMPALGVWDGTHNDVRHFVHHTRSCADNILLASFVDPQGGADATGSTGTGVPLVHYISLDHEAKAVVLACRGTLGFEDVMADMTCEYDDMAWRGRRYKVHKGIHASARRLLYGDDGRVLVTIRKALVEFPDYGLVLCGHSLGGGVTSLLGVMLSQPNPDGPGFVISVEPHLRLLQSAPGTAVVEGRRPSDIRLPSGRRIHVYAYGPPGVMSAPLRKITRGLVTTVVHGNDIVPHLSLGLLHDFQALALAFKQDENRTKADIRARMWYTLRAVYQTTTPLDTTTPGEADEQWIVPALDALRENFQSARLLPPGEVFAIESQSVLRRDAFMLPDEGSLGRPARRVVLKYIRDVEGRFSEVRFGTRMLTDHSPAKYEDALNKLRLGVVE, from the coding sequence ATGgctgacgccggcgacgtcgccgcccccccgacgacgacgtcgacgagccgcaCCCTCCTCCCGGCGCCCCTCGCCCGCGTCGTCAGCGTCGCCacgcgctcgacgagcttcgcCATCCGCCTCGGCTCCCTCGCGAGCATCTACGGTCTCGATGCCGCCCGCGTCACCACCCTCTcgagcctcgagctcgcccgcgccctcgtcgagggcgtcctGAGCCGCGCCGCCCGCGACGCCCTCCCCCGCGCCGGCCCCCgctccgacctcgccgccgccgacgccgagacgaTCCTCGAGCGCAGCCTCGAGAACCTGCACTACGCCGTCACCCAGGTCGTCTTCTGGACCGCCGCGAGCTTCCGCCTCACCGGCTCCACCatctccgccgcctccgacgtCTCGCGCCTCATGCTCTCCTCGCTCGACCAGCTCTTCGGCTCGACCGACTCGTCGCGCGCCATGGCGAGCATCATCACCCTCATCCGCCGCGAGTTCAACAACCCGGCCACCGGCGTCTGCGGCGAAAaggtcggcgtcctcgacctcgtcctcgggctCAGCGCCCTCGCCTACCTCCAGCGGGCCTGCCGCAGGTCGCCCGCCGaggagcgccgccgccttgcctACGAGGAGGTCATCtgggacgtcgtcgtcctcaacgacggcgagcgcgtcgacgtcgagggccgtccgtccgacgacgccgaccacGTTTCCGAGCCTCTCGACGACagcccctcggccgccaccgacgacgaggccgtcctGGCCCGCCTCAAGAGCCAGATCGTCGCCTCGCTGCCCGCCGGCACCACCGTCTCCATCTCCAacgccgtctcgtccgtccagaccatcaccgtcgacgtcgagggccagTCCCTGCCGACCCTCCCCACCCCGCCCGGCGCCCAGATCGTCGAGACCCGGGGCCTGGGCCTGACCTCGTCGGGCGGTCATCGACCGGCCACGCCCCGCGGCCAGGGCCGCGATTCCGTCTTCCGCGTCGTCTACCGCATCGAGCGCGACAAGCtgaggacgacggccatccgcagcgacgaggagccgtccggccgcgccgtcgtcgccatcatcgacgaccCGCCCGCCGCTCTCGCTGGACATGGCAAGGCGCCCATGTCCGGTCCCGGTCCCCGCGACCAGTCCCTCGCCTTCACCAACACCTCGCCTGCTTTGCCGGCCGGTATGACGGCCTTTGAGGCGGCCTCTCCAGGATGGGAGAgttcgagctcgtcctcgtcctcgaccgtcggTGCCCTTGTTGGGGGCGACGTCGCGCCTGAGCGACGGCAGACTTTGGACGCCCAACCGCCTGGCAAGGCGCCGTTgtccgagacgacggcgaaccAGAAGAAGCAACGGCTGCCGCTCGGCGTCCCGCTCACCCGTGATGCCGCCGACAAGTCGCGGCCGGGCCTGCACACGAGCAAGCGACTCCTCTCCAAGAGGAGGAGCGAGTCCGTCATCAGCAAGCCTGGCGACAAGAGGGGCGGCCTCAAGCAAGTCCTcaagggcggcggccagTCCCTCTCCAGCATGTGGAACAGAGAACCGTCGCCGACCGACAGAAGTCGCCCGTCGTTCGGCAAGCCGCGGCCGCAGTGGAAGGCCCCGAGCAGCAGCGGAAACAGCCCCGTCGACGCAAAGGCCAAGCCGTGGCCGCGGAATCAACGCCAAGGCCAGTCGCCGTCGCAGTCGCAGTCGCAGTCGCAGTCGCAGTCGCATTCGCAGCCGCATTCCCAGTCGCAGACGCCCTCGCAATCGCAGTCGCAGTCGGGGTCGCAGTCGCAGTCGCAGTCGCAGTCGCAGTCGAGGCGCGGCAGCTTGGCCGCCCGACGCGCCCTGCAAACGCCCGAGCCGCTGCCCAGATGCTCGTCCCAGGCGAGCCTCGTCTCCATCCACGAGCGCTGCCGCGACTCCGTCAAGTCCCAGGCCGGCTCCTACACCGTCCGCGCCAACGGAGAGCtgcggccggcgtcgccgaccatCGTCCGGACCGACTACTCGACCCAGGAGTCGACCCTGCGGCCGCCGCGCGCCGATCTCTTCTCCGTCCCCTCCGTCCCCCCCTCGCCGCACAAGGGGACGAGCCATCGGCGATCGACGTCGTACGCGCCCAGCCTCTACAGCCTGGCGACCAACGATTCGCAGTCCTCGCTCATCCTCTCCTCCTACTACCAGAAGAGCGCCTACAACGCGTCCGACGCGCTCGCCACCCTCCGGCGCGagggcttcgtcgacggcaccttTCCCGCCGGCCATCTGCTGCCCAGCATCGCCCGTTACATGCGCTTCTCGTCCGCCTGCTACGGCTCCCACTTCCTCAAGTTCATGGGCATCTCCACCGAGATgcccgccctcggcgtctgGGACGGCACCCACAACGACGTGCGGCACTTTGTCCACCACACGCGGTCCTGCGCCGACAAcatcctcctcgcctccttcGTCGACCCccagggcggcgccgacgcgacgggctcgacgggGACGGGCGTGCCCCTCGTGCACTACATCTCCCTCGAccacgaggccaaggccgtcgtgctcgcctGCCGAGGCACCCTCGGCTTCGAGGACGTCATGGCCGACATGACGTGCGAGTACGACGACATGGCctggcgaggtcgtcggtACAAGGTCCACAAGGGCATCCACGCGTCCGCCCGCCGACTCCTctacggcgacgacggccgcgttCTCGTCACCATCCGCAAGGCTCTCGTCGAGTTCCCCGACTACGGGCTCGTCCTCTGCGGCCactcgctcggcggcggcgtcaccTCGCTGCTCGGCGTCATGCTCTCGCAGCCCAACCCCGACGGCCCCGGCTTCGTCATCTCGGTCGAGCCGCACCTGCGACTGCTGCAGTCGGCGCCGgggacggccgtcgtcgagggccgccGGCCCAGCGACATTCGCCTTCCGTCGGGCCGCCGCATCCACGTCTACGCCTACGGCCCGCCGGGCGTCATGTCGGCGCCGCTGCGCAAGATCACGCGCGGGCTCGTCACCACCGTCGTGCACGGCAACGACATCGTGCCCCATCTCTcgctcggcctcctccacgACTTTCaggccctcgccctcgccttcaAGCAGGACGAGAACAGGACCAAGGCCGACATCCGGGCCCGCATGTGGTACACCCTGCGGGCCGTCTaccagacgacgacgccgctcgaCACGACGACcccgggcgaggccgacgagcagtGGATCGTGCCGGCGCTCGACGCGCTGCGGGAAAACTTCCAAAGCGCCCGGCTCCTGCCCCCAGGGGAGGTGTTTGCCATCGAGAGCCAGTCCGTGCTGCGGCGGGATGCCTTTATGCTGCCCGACGAGGGGTCCCTGggtcggccggcacgccgcGTCGTGCTCAAGTACAtccgcgacgtcgaggggCGCTTCAGCGAGGTGCGCTTCGGGACGCGCATGTTGACGGACCACAGCCCTGCCAAGTACGAGGACGCGCTGAACAAGTTGCGGCTCGGCGTGGTGGAATGA
- a CDS encoding acetyltransferase yields the protein MYCKYLLRSKYRCDPPHLQWSFRAVETPTSPQAGTTRPAGQPPANLARWGHFAIPSPSPSSVNPPATSRQSPAVDPSRVVVPRVVVTRVSGRSRRKSEPARTHVKGSRPSHRSPEQTTAERPPMAADQGLFASTLVSSDVTLPEGYKLRPLRKSDHGTGFLECLRVLTTVGDISREGFDAQFDRMRAQESYYVIVIENEKGAVVATGALIVEHKFIHSLGAVGHIEDIAVSKSEQGKKLGLRLIQALDAVAERVGCYKSILDCSEANEGFYLKCGFRRAGLQMAHYYEADKAKSS from the exons atgtactgtaagtacttgctgcgcTCAAAGTACAGGTGCGATCCCCCGCACCTGCAGTGGTCCTTCAGGGCAGTCGAGaccccgacgtcgccgcaaGCAGGCACGACTCGCCCCGCGGGGCAACCGCCGGCCAACCTCGCTCGCTGGGGACACTTTGCCAttccctcgccctctccatCCTCCGTCAACCCGCCAGCAACGTCCCGTCAGTCTCCGGCAGTCGATCCCtcccgcgtcgtcgtcccccgcgtcgtcgtcacccgcGTCTCCGGCCGAAGCCGTCGAAAGAGCGAGCCCGCACGCACCCACGTGAAAGGCAGCCGCCCATCGCATCGCAGCCCGGAACAAACGACGGCAGAGAGGCCCCCGATGGCAGCCGATCAAGGCCTTttcgcctcgacgctcgtctCGTCCGACGTCACCCTCCCCGAGGGCTACAAGCTGCGACCTCTGCGCAAGTCCGACCACGGCACCGGCTTCCTCGAGTGTCTGCGCGTCCTGACGACGGTCGGCGACATAAGCCGCGAGGGCTTCGACGCCCAGTTCGACCGCATGCGGGCCCAGGAATCCTACtacgtcatcgtcatcgagaACGAaaagggcgccgtcgtcgccaccggcgCCCTCATCGTCGAGCATAAATT CATCCACAgcctcggtgccgtcggccacaTCGAGGACATTGCCGTCTCCAAGTCGGAGCAGGGCAAGAAGCTCGGCCTGCGCCTCATCcaggccctcgacgccgtcgccgagaggGTCGGCTGCTACAAGAGCATCCTCGACTGCAGCGAGGCCAACGAAGGCTTCTACCTCAAGTGCGGCTTCCGCCGCGCCGGTCTGCAGATGGCGCACTACTACGAAGCCGACAAGGCCAAGTCTTCATGA